Proteins encoded by one window of Orbaceae bacterium BiB:
- the dauA gene encoding C4-dicarboxylic acid transporter DauA: protein MKWYPINIQISSAFKASCIKEPYNKARLLKDIIAGITVGIIAIPLAMALAMASGVAPQHGLYTAIIAGIVIALTGGSRFSISGPTAAFVVILYPVSLQYGLSGLLVATLLSGVFLVLMGIAHLGRVIEYIPLPVVLGFTSGIAITIATMQIKDFFGLTIEHMPESYTGKVMAIIHSFSTINIADMIVGFATLGILIFWPKLRVKVPGHLPAIIIGVVAMLILQHLGYDIATIGSKFSYVLPDGTVGYGIPDVLPEFILPWDLAEFHWNWATLSALMPIALTMAMLCAIESLLCAVVLDEMTHTKHNSNSELIGQGLGNIIVPFFGGISATAAIARSAANVKAGATSPLSSCFHALVVLLALVSLAPILSFLPLAAMAALLLIVAWNMSEVERVIYILKRAPKDDIIIMLICLSLTVLFDMVIAITVGIVLASLLFMRRISRMTKLVELSQCTEDTLVIRINGPLFFAAAERTFLDLYNRINGHKHIVLQWDAVPLLDAGGLNALIHFIDALPNNVDLSIAELQFQPLKTLARAKIIPIPQKLSFYSTLEEALSNIAE from the coding sequence ATGAAATGGTACCCGATAAATATTCAAATTAGTAGTGCGTTTAAAGCTTCATGTATTAAAGAACCTTATAACAAAGCTAGATTATTGAAGGATATTATTGCAGGCATTACGGTTGGTATTATTGCTATTCCATTAGCTATGGCTCTTGCTATGGCAAGTGGTGTCGCTCCCCAGCATGGTTTATATACTGCAATTATTGCTGGTATTGTTATTGCATTAACTGGTGGATCTCGGTTTAGTATTTCAGGGCCAACAGCAGCATTTGTTGTAATACTTTATCCCGTTTCTTTGCAATATGGTTTGTCAGGTTTACTGGTTGCAACATTATTGTCTGGTGTATTTTTGGTGCTTATGGGGATTGCTCATTTAGGTCGGGTAATTGAGTATATTCCCTTACCTGTTGTATTAGGTTTTACTTCTGGTATTGCCATTACTATTGCCACAATGCAAATTAAAGATTTTTTTGGTCTTACAATTGAGCATATGCCTGAGAGTTATACTGGCAAAGTAATGGCAATTATTCATAGTTTTTCAACGATAAATATTGCTGATATGATTGTTGGTTTTGCGACTTTAGGTATATTAATTTTTTGGCCTAAATTACGCGTTAAAGTACCCGGTCATCTACCTGCTATTATTATTGGGGTAGTTGCGATGTTGATTTTACAACATTTAGGTTATGATATTGCAACAATCGGATCAAAATTTAGTTATGTTCTTCCTGATGGTACGGTTGGTTACGGTATTCCAGATGTTTTACCTGAATTTATTTTACCATGGGACTTAGCTGAATTTCATTGGAATTGGGCGACTTTATCAGCTTTGATGCCAATCGCTTTAACTATGGCGATGCTTTGTGCTATTGAGTCATTATTATGTGCAGTTGTACTCGATGAAATGACACATACTAAACATAACTCAAATAGTGAATTGATAGGTCAGGGACTTGGTAATATTATTGTACCATTTTTCGGTGGTATTTCTGCAACAGCGGCAATAGCTCGATCAGCTGCAAATGTAAAAGCAGGTGCAACGTCGCCGCTTTCATCCTGTTTTCATGCTTTAGTCGTTTTACTGGCTTTAGTTAGCCTTGCGCCTATTTTATCGTTTTTGCCTTTAGCTGCAATGGCGGCTCTATTACTGATTGTGGCATGGAATATGAGTGAAGTAGAAAGGGTAATTTATATCCTTAAACGAGCCCCGAAAGACGATATTATTATTATGTTAATCTGTTTATCATTAACTGTTTTATTTGATATGGTGATTGCTATTACGGTTGGTATTGTTCTAGCTTCATTACTTTTTATGCGTCGAATTTCTCGAATGACAAAATTGGTTGAGTTGTCGCAATGCACTGAAGACACTTTAGTGATTCGTATTAATGGTCCATTATTTTTTGCCGCTGCAGAAAGAACATTTTTAGATCTATATAATCGAATTAATGGCCATAAACATATTGTTTTACAATGGGATGCGGTTCCTTTACTTGATGCAGGAGGACTTAATGCGCTGATTCATTTCATTGATGCATTACCTAATAATGTTGATCTTTCTATTGCTGAACTACAATTTCAGCCTTTGAAAACATTAGCAAGAGCGAAAATAATACCGATTCCACAAAAACTATCATTTTATTCTACATTAGAGGAAGCATTATCAAATATTGCTGAATAA
- the dtd gene encoding D-aminoacyl-tRNA deacylase — protein MIALVQRVKNANVNIDGKIVGQINHGLLILLGVEKDDNEQKAIRLCERVLGYRIFSDHDGKMNLNIKQVNGQVLVVSQFTLVADTHKGMRPSFTNGATPSDANRLYDYFLQLCQQQISTQSGEFAADMQVSLVNDGPVTFWLQV, from the coding sequence ATGATTGCGTTAGTACAAAGAGTTAAGAATGCCAATGTAAACATCGATGGAAAAATTGTTGGCCAAATTAATCATGGCTTATTAATTTTATTAGGCGTTGAAAAAGATGATAATGAACAAAAAGCAATTCGTCTTTGTGAACGAGTATTAGGTTACCGTATTTTTAGTGATCATGATGGTAAAATGAATCTGAATATTAAACAAGTTAACGGTCAGGTTCTTGTCGTTTCCCAATTTACTTTAGTTGCTGATACTCATAAAGGAATGCGGCCGAGTTTTACTAATGGTGCTACGCCGAGTGATGCAAATAGATTATATGACTATTTTTTGCAGTTATGTCAGCAACAAATCAGTACTCAAAGTGGTGAATTTGCTGCTGATATGCAAGTATCTTTAGTAAATGATGGTCCTGTTACTTTTTGGTTACAAGTTTAG
- a CDS encoding virulence factor BrkB family protein — protein sequence MKKVKNFIPSTTGTKSFLAILWQRINNDRLTTAAASLAYTSILALVPLIAVIFSLLAAFPIFNEASQAFRELIYDNLAPTASDTIQEYVDQFIANTNRMTVFGLIGLMVTSLLLIRSIDNTLNYIWRTTRKRSIMYNLTMYWTVLTLGPILIGASIAISSYIFSVNWLSDIPVASIFLKFLPFIISIIGFWLLYCIVPTESVPVKESIIGALIAAILFELGKKLFTLYVTSFPTYQLIYGVLASIPLLLVWIYFSWCIILFGAEFAVALVDYNKQKKAALILSTHKEQQ from the coding sequence ATGAAAAAGGTAAAAAATTTTATACCATCCACAACGGGAACTAAATCTTTCTTAGCTATTTTATGGCAGAGAATCAATAATGATCGGCTGACAACAGCCGCTGCCAGCTTAGCTTACACTTCTATTTTAGCCTTAGTGCCATTAATTGCGGTCATTTTTTCGTTATTGGCAGCGTTTCCCATCTTCAATGAAGCTAGCCAAGCTTTTCGTGAATTGATTTATGATAATCTAGCACCAACTGCCAGTGACACAATTCAAGAGTATGTTGATCAATTTATTGCGAATACTAATCGTATGACCGTATTTGGTCTTATCGGTTTGATGGTCACCTCATTACTCCTTATCCGTTCTATCGATAATACTTTAAATTATATTTGGCGAACGACACGCAAGCGTTCCATTATGTATAATTTGACGATGTATTGGACTGTATTAACCTTAGGCCCTATTTTGATTGGGGCAAGTATTGCGATTAGTTCTTATATCTTTTCAGTTAATTGGTTATCGGATATTCCTGTTGCGAGTATATTTTTAAAGTTCTTGCCTTTTATTATTTCAATTATTGGTTTTTGGCTCTTGTACTGTATTGTACCAACTGAATCTGTGCCAGTTAAAGAGTCAATCATTGGTGCATTAATTGCCGCAATACTATTTGAATTAGGCAAGAAACTATTTACCTTATATGTCACTTCATTTCCGACTTATCAACTGATTTATGGTGTATTAGCTTCGATTCCATTATTGTTAGTTTGGATCTATTTTTCATGGTGTATTATTTTATTTGGCGCTGAATTCGCAGTAGCTTTAGTTGATTATAATAAACAGAAAAAAGCAGCTTTAATATTATCAACACATAAGGAACAACAATGA
- a CDS encoding SPOR domain-containing protein, translating to MAQRDYVKKKSKAKNTSRIIPNLMMAIAVILVILFVAILYFVSTNKTNKPSAPVDVITEKPQITLPDKQEERWTYLKELENPGGANNSTQLQPNQASQDKERQKILDNFINDKAQVSTTTPAVVDKSTATTSTNTNQNKVDQSKPAVDVKSNQTGNWVLQCGAFKDRANAESLQAKLAMIGVTSFVKNEKFYRVLAGPYDSKGEAEKVVATLKSNHMTSCIITSK from the coding sequence GTGGCACAACGTGATTATGTCAAGAAAAAATCCAAAGCAAAAAACACTTCACGTATTATTCCTAATTTAATGATGGCTATTGCTGTTATATTAGTGATCTTGTTTGTGGCTATTTTATACTTTGTTTCAACAAATAAAACGAATAAACCATCAGCCCCTGTTGATGTGATTACTGAAAAACCACAAATAACGTTACCTGATAAACAAGAGGAACGCTGGACATATTTGAAAGAATTAGAGAATCCGGGTGGAGCGAATAATTCAACACAGTTACAGCCTAATCAAGCATCGCAAGATAAAGAACGTCAAAAAATTCTTGATAATTTCATCAATGACAAGGCTCAAGTTAGTACGACTACCCCTGCTGTAGTTGATAAATCAACTGCTACAACTTCTACGAATACGAATCAAAACAAGGTTGACCAGTCAAAGCCTGCAGTAGATGTGAAATCGAATCAAACAGGAAATTGGGTCCTACAGTGTGGTGCATTTAAAGATCGGGCTAATGCTGAATCATTACAAGCCAAGTTGGCCATGATTGGGGTAACAAGTTTTGTAAAAAATGAAAAGTTCTATCGTGTTCTTGCTGGACCTTATGATTCTAAAGGTGAGGCTGAAAAAGTCGTCGCAACTCTTAAAAGTAATCATATGACGAGTTGTATAATAACTTCAAAATAG